The following coding sequences are from one Plasmodium gaboni strain SY75 chromosome 10, whole genome shotgun sequence window:
- a CDS encoding hypothetical protein (conserved Plasmodium protein, unknown function): MNDNQKVNLFFVSGLPLDVSENEMKEYFLPDHEISHCKLYSTHCGIKSSYGYVGLKSNEIDIQEYVKNKKLKNKDIFIELIDEENESDSNINDNVNSDHHLNGDDLQYDEHLQYDEHRQNCEKESSPCEQEEPNTNKAFNLNESIFDDTNGTNKNDNICYNNVKLKKKKGRKKYIKIINKNGDITKEGLSILENMSMQEVVLLIIRIQELVRMDPQTAIKMLDENKTIYYSLVHALFLLGILNVEISPLDNEEIKESHLYQMKNYFQYICMNDKKSTVQNFNEPKALVDDESENYSCDDSSEQYEEEIINEDVISVEENQNGINDNSVIDGMDNTFNSDNIIYDNNNNNNNDDYDDDYNYGDDYNYGDDYHHNLINKKATHVNKKPLYNNYQPYIYNMNNDTSMEYNNMKGMNNHNQFNNMRIKNKQKKDYLNKSSMQECIKVNDSSRNNNNNNINSINNINSINNNNNMIGSGNIVIPLDKRKGNFYGNNRMNIKNKTNMPMGKNININNNNNNNINNINNINNINNINNNNNMFQKGVPKPLYGFNKNKDVNRNNINYDKNDENAGDTQLHNYNNNLLKSSKENKNHNENTHLYNSTNYNVNNKQQLYRNKTDLRSDNVPNKLINKMKHTNNNQRRGIKLIDRKNNPEESNYNDNKIKIKCINIEEEEKNKINHNNNQRRGIKLIDRKNNPEESNYNDNKIKIKCINIEEEEEKKNKINHNNNHNNNNNLMTNQINTNLALLLKKLKISLNDIPYAEDDLIKEIINEKSILQNILISKYVDMLNWTNEQVLRVLSIRKTLKKIGYNINGVI, from the exons ATGAATGATAATCAAAAGGtcaatttattttttg TATCAGGTTTGCCATTGGATGTTTCAGAAAATGAAATGAAGGAATATTTTTTGCCTGACCATGAAATAAGCCATTGCAa ATTATATAGTACCCATTGTGGTATAAAAAGTAGTTATGGCTATGTGGGACTTAAAAGTAACGAAATAGATATTCAAgaatatgtaaaaaataaaaaattaaaaaataaggatatatttattgaaCTTATTGATGAAGAGAATGAAAGTGATAGTAACATCAATGATAATGTAAATAGTGATCATCATCTAAATGGTGACGATCTCCAATATGATGAACATCTCCAATATGATGAACATCGTCAAAATTGTGAGAAAGAGAGCTCCCCTTGTGAACAAGAAGAACCTAATACAAATAAGGCATTTAATTTAAACGAATCCATTTTTGATGATACCAATGGcacaaataaaaatgataatatttgCTACAATAATgttaaattaaaaaaaaagaaaggaagaaaaaaatatataaaaattatcaaCAAAAATGGAGATATAACAAAAGAAGGGCTATCtatattagaaaatatGAGCATGCAAGAAGttgtattattaataattagAATTCAAGAGTTAGTACGTATGGATCCTCAAACAGCTATTAAAATGTtagatgaaaataaaactATTTATTATTCCTTGGTGCATGCTCTTTTTCTTTTGGGTATATTAAATGTAGAAATAAGTCCTTTAgataatgaagaaattaaagagagtcatttatatcaaatgaaaaattattttcaatatatcTGTATGAATGATAAAAAGTCCACAGTCCAAAATTTTAATGAACCTAAAGCTCTCGTGGATGATGAAAGTGAAAATTATTCTTGTGATGATTCATCTGAACaatatgaagaagaaattataaatgaaGATGTAATAAGTGTAGAAGAAAATCAAAATGGAATAAATGACAATTCTGTGATAGATGGTATGGataatacatttaatagtgataatataatatatgataataataataataataataatgatgattatgatgatgattataattatggtgatgattataattatgGTGATGATTACCAtcataatttaataaataaaaaagcTACCCATGTAAACAAAAAACCCTTATATAATAACTATCAAccttatatttataatatgaataatgaTACAAGTATggaatataataatatgaagGGTATGAATAATCATAACCAATTTAATAACATGcgaataaaaaataaacaaaaaaaagattatCTAAATAAATCTTCAATGCAAGAATGTATAAAAGTAAATGACTCATCAAGaaacaacaacaataataatattaatagtataaataatattaatagtataaataataataataatatgattgGATCAGGAAATATAGTTATACCATTGGACAAAAGGAAAGGAAATTTTTATGGAAATAATCGAAtgaacataaaaaataaaactaATATGCCCATgggaaaaaatattaatattaataataataataataataatatcaataatatcaataatatcaataatatcaataatatcaataataataataatatgtttcAAAAGGGTGTGCCTAAACCACTATATGGCttcaataaaaataaagacGTTAAcagaaataatattaactatgataaaaatgatgaaaatgcTGGAGATACACAAttacataattataataataatttattaaaatcaagtaaagaaaacaaaaacCATAATGAGAACACTCATTTATATAACTCAACAAATTATAATGTTAACAATAAACAACAACTGTATAGAAACAAGACCGATTTAAGAAGTGACAATGTTccaaataaattaataaacaaaatgaaacatacaaataataatcaaaGAAGAGGAATCAAATTAATAgatagaaaaaataatccTGAAGAAAGTAATTATAATgacaataaaataaaaattaaatgtattaatattgaagaagaagaaaaaaataaaataaatcaCAATAATAATCAAAGAAGAGGAATCAAATTAATAgatagaaaaaataatccTGAAGAAAGTAATTATAATgacaataaaataaaaattaaatgtattaatattgaagaagaagaagaaaaaaaaaataaaataaatcacaataataatcacaacaacaacaataattTGATGACAAATCAAATTAATACTAATCTAGCTTTACttcttaaaaaattaaaaatttcCTTGAATGATATACCATATGCTGAAGATGATTTAATcaaagaaataataaatgaaaaatctattcttcaaaatatattaataagtAAATATGTAGACATGTTGAATTGGACAAATGAACAGGTATTACGTGTATTGTCAATCAGAAAAACATTAAAGAAAATTggttataatataaacggtgttatataa
- a CDS encoding hypothetical protein (conserved Plasmodium protein, unknown function~part of same gene as PGSY75_1028600B~gap found within coding sequence) encodes MENLNNDNINVNTDISNKNDGEEKCDELKNNDEVFNISKDEECNLKNDDQNISQQG; translated from the coding sequence atggaaaatttaaataatgataatataaatgtaaatactgatatttcaaataaaaatgatggTGAAGAGAAATGtgatgaattaaaaaataatgatgaagtttttaatatttccAAAGATGAAGAATgtaatttaaaaaatgatgatcAAAATATTTCTCAACAAGG
- a CDS encoding putative nucleolar preribosomal assembly protein: MDELNKEEIVDNIKNEQGKTRKGQLILKRREGVYEEGSKYCLFICSNKRSLILKNFMHDIYNIYKPLTCYMPKAHPNLSNIIDKIDKLVDICIHNNCSFFFSVFSTKKKPSRFIIGRLFNNKILDYYVFNLLSYIPLKLFSLSKEILYDTKPLVLIQGDYFEKNETNRYVKNILFDFFKHKNVDSFSKKSIQRLIVISAYQKNDSSVNVASDTKEEEDHKNNNNNKNNSTHHNNNKNNSTYHNNNNNNRLDDSSNYDDDATLQVTEDAMSTTKENLNDSSKNIENIFNNLNTNKFNTHHKHDDKDKKNVYVISFNQYLITKEFFNINKENEQRPKLQEIGPRFEFTLEENYKTPEYNLFQEALRNVKKQTKSKIKNTHVDEFGHNIKKVYIQKQNFNKLHTKHTKFVKKNKFNT, translated from the coding sequence atggatgaattaaataaagaagaaattgTGGATAATATTAAGAATGAGCAAGGTAAAACTCGTAAAGGTCAATTAATTTTGAAGAGAAGAGAAGGAGTTTATGAAGAGGGTTCTAaatattgtttatttatttgtagTAATAAAAGatctttaatattaaaaaacTTTATGcatgatatatataatatttataaacCTTTAACTTGTTATATGCCTAAAGCACATCCAaatttatcaaatataaTTGACAAGATAGATAAACTAGTTGATATATgtattcataataattgttctttttttttttctgtattttcaacaaaaaaaaaacctTCAAGATTTATTATTGGAAGgttatttaataataaaatattagaTTATTATGTTTTCAATCTTTTGTCATATATACCCTTAAAATTATTCTCACTATcaaaagaaatattatatgatacAAAGCCTTTAGTATTAATTCAAGGAgattattttgaaaaaaatgaaacaaataggtatgtaaaaaatatcttATTCGACTTTTTTAAGCATAAAAATGTTGACTCCTTTTCTAAAAAATCAATACAACGTTTGATTGTCATAAGTGCATATCAGAAGAATGACTCGAGTGTGAATGTAGCGTCTGACACTAAAGAGGAAGAGGACCAcaagaataataataataataaaaacaacTCCACacatcataataataataaaaacaactccacatatcataataataataataataaccGTCTTGATGATAGTTCtaattatgatgatgatgCAACACTACAAGTAACAGAAGATGCCATGAGCACTACAAAAGAAAACCTCAATGATTCctcaaaaaatatagaaaatattttcaacAACTTgaatacaaataaatttaatacGCACCACAAACATGACGATAAAGATAAGAAGAACGTATATgttatatcatttaatcaatatttaattacaaaagaattttttaatataaataaagaaaatgaacAACGTCCGAAGCTACAAGAAATAGGACCAAGGTTTGAATTCACCTTAGAAGAAAACTACAAAACACCtgaatataatttatttcaAGAAGCATTAAGAAACGTAAAAAAACAAACCAAatcaaaaattaaaaatacaCATGTCGATGAATTTGgtcataatattaaaaaggTTTATATACAGAAGCAAAACTTTAATAAGCTACATACAAAGCATACAAAATTTgttaagaaaaataaattcaacacataa
- a CDS encoding hypothetical protein (conserved Plasmodium protein, unknown function~part of same gene as PGSY75_1028600A~gap found within coding sequence) codes for IIMKNERLQKVYKGRGVNDNINSFENTEKNVEGNEIKTPIIQGETDNNDQENSTQNEPKKKFLIGAKPILPTCNDELLEKLKQRRV; via the exons AATTATCATGAAAAACGAAAGGCTTCAAAAAGTATATAAAGGTAGAGGGGTTAATGACAATATAAATTCTTTTGAGAATACGGAAAAAAATGTCGAGGGAAACGAAATAAAAACACCTATAATACAAGGTGAAACGGATAACAACGATCAAGAAAATTCAACACAAAATGAACCCAAGAAGAAATT CTTAATCGGAGCTAAACCAATTTTACCAACATGTAATGACGAATTACTAGAAAAACTCAAACAAAGAAGagtataa